GGCGGCGCCATGTTCGAGGTGACGGTCCGCGGCCGGGCGGCCCACGCGGGCCTGGAGCCGGAGCGGGGAGTCAACGCGCTGATCGAGCTGTCCCAACAGGTCCTCGCCATAAACGACTTGGGAGACCCGGACCGGGGGACGACCGTCTCCCCCACCGTCAGCAGATCGGGCAGCACCCGGAACACGATTCCGGAGAGCGCCCGGGTCGAGATCGACGTACGGGCCTGGCACAGCGACGAACTCGTACGGGTGGAGGAGGACCTCCGGGCCCTCCGCAGCCGGACCCGGGGCTCCAGTCTCGAACTCACCGGCGGGATCAACCGGTTCCCCCTGGAGCACCAGATGTCCGCCGGTCTGGTGACCATGGCCCGGGAACTGGCGCGGGCCGAGGGGCTGGCGCCCGTGACGGAGGCGAGGGTCGGCGGCGCGTCCGACGGCAACTTCACCGCCGCGCTCGGTATCCCCACCCTGGACGGCCTGGGTCCCGCAGGCGGGGGCGCCCACGCCCGGGGCGAGTGGGTGGACGCCACGTCCGTGGGCGACCGCACCGCACTGGTCGCCGCCCTGCTGCGCACCCTCGGCTCCGGCGCGGAGCAAGACAGGCTGACGGCCGCCCCGGCGACGGCCCCCGCGCGGCAGGAACGGGCCTGACGGAACGGATCAGGGGGCGTGCGAGGCCAGCCGGGCCACCCGCACCTCGACGGCGTCGAGGAACATCTCCACCGCCCGGTCGAAGACCTGCGGGTTGCCGATGTCGGTGAGGTGGTCGCTCAATGAGGCGATGCGCGGATACTCCTCGGCGGAGAGGCCTCGGTACTCGACCTGCCAGGCCAGCGAATCCCCGTGAAGGGTCTCGGCGTCCAGGGCCTGAAGACCGGACTCCATGCTGGCGAGCGACCGGATGACATTGCCGAAGACTCGCATGCAGGTGGCCGCCTCCTCCGGGGGGAGGCCCGCCCGCACGAAGGCGTCCAGGGCGAACTCCACGTTGGAGAACTCGGCGGGCCTGCGGGTGGTACGGGCGGCCATCTGCAGGGCGAACTGCGGATACCGCAGGTAATGATCATGAATATGGCGGGCCTGCGCGCGCAGGTCGTCGCGCCAGGAGTCAGTGGCCTGGAGCCGGCCGCCGTACGAGCGGGCCCGCAGGCTGTCGACCAGTTCCAGGACCAGCTCGTCCTTGTCGCGGAAGTGCCGGTAGATCGACGTCGGGTGCGCATCGAGTTCCCTGCCGAGCGCCTGGAAGGTCAGCCCCTCGAAGCCGTCGCGCACGGCAACCGTCTCCGCGGCTTCGAGGATGGACTCCCGGCTGAGGCTGTGACGTGCTCGCCGACCGGTCCGCGGGTTCTTCGCCTTCGCGCTTTTCCGGTCCTGGCTTGCGCCCATCAGGGTCCTCTTCTCGTCCGGCGGGACAGTGGAACGACAACGGGGACGACTCTGCCCGAAGCCCGACTCACGAGGCAAGTCATCGTCATTGACTATGTGATTGTCGATACCTCTTGCTATGAGACGGGTCCCTCCTTACGATGAGGCCGCATCGCGCCCATCGGGGCCGCGTGGAGGGAAGGTGATGGCGATGAACCAGCAAGAAATCGGCCACACGCGGACACCCGTAGGGCCACGTAGAGCCACCGCCGCCTCGGCACTCGCGCTGGCGGTTCTGCTGGCCGGCTGTACGTCTTCGGGCGCCGGGACGTCCGAGAGCAAGACCAATCCCGAAGTCCCGGTCAAGGAGGGCGGCAGCCTGGTCATCGGCGCCGAGCAGGAGCCCGACTGCGCCGACTGGATCTCAGTGTGCAGCGGATCCATCTGGGGCGACTACATGATGCGGACGACCACGATTCCCAAGGTCTTCGACGTCCGGCCCAAGGACAACACCTGGGTTCCGGTCGCGTCCCCTCTGATGGCCGGGCAGCCTACCATCACCGAGGGCGAGCGGCAGAAGATCACGTACAAGATCTCCCCGGACGCGGTCTGGTCCGACGGCGAGCCCATCACCTCGGCGGACTTCAAGTACACCGCCCTGCAGGTCCGTGACGGCAAGGACGTCCTCGACAAGACCGGCTACGACAAGATCGCGAAGGTCGACACGCCGGACGAGAAGACGGCCGTGGTCACGCTGAAGGAGCCGTACGGCGGGTGGCGCACCCTCTTCAGCTCCGCGTACGGCGTCCTGCCCGAGCACCTCCTCAAGGGCAAGAACCGCAACGCGGTCATGAAGGACGGCTACACGTTCAGCGGCGGGCCCTGGAAGATCGAGTCCTGGAAGAAGGGCACCGCGATCACCCTCGTCCCCAATGACCGCTACTGGGGCGAGAAGCCGAAGCTCGACAAGGTCACCTTCCAGCTCACGACCGACACAGCGGCGGCCTTCCAGGCGTTCAAGAGCGGACAGCTCGACGCCATGTACCCGACGCCGCAGCTCGACGTGGTCGAGCAGCTCGGCCAGGTCGCGGGCGGCGCCAGACGGCAGATCGACGCCCAGACGGGCAACCTCGAAGCTCTGTGGATGAACAACGAGAAGTTCCCCTTCGACTCACCGGACGTCCGGCGGGCCGTGGCCCACGCGGTCGACCGGAAGGCGATCGTCAACAAGCTCTACGGCTCCCTCGGTGTGAAAAAACCGGCCCAGAGCTTCCTCACGCCGATCCTCTCCTCGTACGCCGGATCGGACTTCTCCCGCTACACGCGGGACCTGGGAGCCGTCGACGAGGCCATGACCGGCGACGGATGGAAGAAGGGGGGCGACGGCATCTGGGCCAAGGACGGCCGCCGCGCCGAGTTCGGCATCGTCTCGCTCGCGGGCAACAAGCGGCGTGAACTCACCGAGCAGATCCTCCAGACCCAGCTGAAGCAGGCGGGCTTCCGGATGACGATCAGGAACACGAGCCCGGCCGACCTCTTCGGGAAGCAGGCTCCGGCCGGCAACTACGAGATGGGACTGTGGACACTCGTCGACACCTTCCCCGACCCCGCCCTCAGCAACAGTTTCAGCAGCACCTCCATCCCCACCGAGGCCAACGGTCAGTCCGGGCTCAACTTCGTCCGCGCCAAGATCGACGGGCTGGACCCGCTGCTCGCCGCCGTCGACCGGGAGACCGAACCGGCTAAGCGTGCGGAGTCCTCCCGCCGGGCCGACAAGCTGATCGCCGACGCCGTGCCCGCGATACCCATCGGCACGGTGCCGAACATCCTCCTGTGGAGCGACCGCGTCGGCGGCCCGCTCAGCAACAACCCGAGTGAAGGCCCCTGGTGGAACCTCGCGGAGTGGGGACTGGCGAAATGACCGTGGCCCCGCGGCCGTCGGCCGGCGGCCCCGCCGGCCGACGGGTCCGGGCCGGCCGGTCCCGGCAGATGCTCCGCTACGCCGCGCGCCGGCTCACGTACTCGGTCCCGGTCGTGCTGGTCGCGTCGTTCGTCTTCTTCTGGGCCGTCCGGTCCACGTTCGATCCCCTGGCCAAGCTCCGCCAGGGGCGCGACCCCGGGGTCATCACGCGGGAAACGGCCCGGCTGGGCCTGGACCGTCCGGTCATCGAGCAGTACGTCCTGTGGATGAAAGCCTTCGCCACCGGGGACTGGGGCGTCAGCACCCGGACCGGCGACCGGGCGCAGGCGATGATCGGATCGGCGCTCGGGACCACCCTCCAGCTCATGGTGTGGGCCGTGCTGTTCGCCGTGGTCATCGCCCTGGCGATCGGCACGTATTCGGCCTCGCGCCAGTACTCCCTCGGGGACCATCTGCTCACCGGCCTGTCCTATCTGGGTGTGGCCATGCCCGCGTTCTGGCTGGGCCTGATGCT
The nucleotide sequence above comes from Streptomyces sp. NBC_01716. Encoded proteins:
- a CDS encoding TetR/AcrR family transcriptional regulator, whose amino-acid sequence is MGASQDRKSAKAKNPRTGRRARHSLSRESILEAAETVAVRDGFEGLTFQALGRELDAHPTSIYRHFRDKDELVLELVDSLRARSYGGRLQATDSWRDDLRAQARHIHDHYLRYPQFALQMAARTTRRPAEFSNVEFALDAFVRAGLPPEEAATCMRVFGNVIRSLASMESGLQALDAETLHGDSLAWQVEYRGLSAEEYPRIASLSDHLTDIGNPQVFDRAVEMFLDAVEVRVARLASHAP
- a CDS encoding ABC transporter substrate-binding protein; protein product: MNQQEIGHTRTPVGPRRATAASALALAVLLAGCTSSGAGTSESKTNPEVPVKEGGSLVIGAEQEPDCADWISVCSGSIWGDYMMRTTTIPKVFDVRPKDNTWVPVASPLMAGQPTITEGERQKITYKISPDAVWSDGEPITSADFKYTALQVRDGKDVLDKTGYDKIAKVDTPDEKTAVVTLKEPYGGWRTLFSSAYGVLPEHLLKGKNRNAVMKDGYTFSGGPWKIESWKKGTAITLVPNDRYWGEKPKLDKVTFQLTTDTAAAFQAFKSGQLDAMYPTPQLDVVEQLGQVAGGARRQIDAQTGNLEALWMNNEKFPFDSPDVRRAVAHAVDRKAIVNKLYGSLGVKKPAQSFLTPILSSYAGSDFSRYTRDLGAVDEAMTGDGWKKGGDGIWAKDGRRAEFGIVSLAGNKRRELTEQILQTQLKQAGFRMTIRNTSPADLFGKQAPAGNYEMGLWTLVDTFPDPALSNSFSSTSIPTEANGQSGLNFVRAKIDGLDPLLAAVDRETEPAKRAESSRRADKLIADAVPAIPIGTVPNILLWSDRVGGPLSNNPSEGPWWNLAEWGLAK
- a CDS encoding M20 family metallopeptidase; its protein translation is MKPGTGYDPEQFLTRLRHLVGIESPTGHAPGLEAVYELLTEWSEGLLGTVHHEIRDGVPHLYREERDPSPVKPVLILGHADTVWPLGTLDSWPFRVDGSHVTGPGAFDMKAGLVLALDALRRIGDAGHVRLLVTGDEEQGSVTSRALIEEVARDCAAVLVLEPSLDGALKTARKGGAMFEVTVRGRAAHAGLEPERGVNALIELSQQVLAINDLGDPDRGTTVSPTVSRSGSTRNTIPESARVEIDVRAWHSDELVRVEEDLRALRSRTRGSSLELTGGINRFPLEHQMSAGLVTMARELARAEGLAPVTEARVGGASDGNFTAALGIPTLDGLGPAGGGAHARGEWVDATSVGDRTALVAALLRTLGSGAEQDRLTAAPATAPARQERA